The Moorella glycerini genomic interval AAAACATCCCGGAAATCAGCACCGATGGTAAAATGAAGGTTTAAATTTACGGGGAAAGGATTAAAATTGATCAAGCGCAAGCGTTGATAGAGGGCCCCTTTAATCAGCCGCAAAAGGCGGAGGTGGATGGTCTGGGCGGGTACTACTTTGCCATCAGGTAAGGCAAAAACAGGATTGGTTAATTCAATCTGGGCAAAATGGCTGTCGCGCACAGAGGAGGAAAGAAAAACAGGTCGCCGCCCGCCGGTACGGAGTTCCAGGCAGTTTAAGTAACGGGTATCATTATAATACAGGCCCAGGCTGCCGTTATCCTGGTCAATAATTGAACCATCCGGCAGGGAGATAGCGAAAATACTCCCCTCTTTAAGTACCTCTGTTTGGGGTTCAAAAACGCAGGGATTATTACGCAAATCCAGCTGTGTTTCCAGCATATCCCGCCCTCCAGCTTTTTTTCGTAAGAATTCGGCAGGTGCCCTGGCATATCCTTCCTAAAATAAAAGGACTTAATATTTGCATTTCGTTACCAGTATGATATAATAATTTTGTATAACCTGGAACGCTGAATTGCGGTGCGCAGCCGTAAGCGGGGGACCCACTTTTGCCGGGGTGAATCTCGCCGGTTAATTCCGGCGAGTAGGGCTAACCTTCAGCCCGAATCCGTCAGCTAACTTCGTAAGCGTGGAAGGGGATATGTGACGGTACTTTCATACCCCGGTCCCCCGGGGTTTAATTTTATTTTAAAGGAGTGAAGTAAATCCCGGCAACAGGCACAGGCTAAAAGGAGGTATGCTAAGTGGCTAAAAAACAGGCTCCTAAAATTATTATGGTTTCCAACCGGGGTGCGTACAATTTGCAAGCCACTGACAGCGGTATCCAACCTGTACCGGCCATCAGCGGCCTGGTCTCGGCAGTAGAACCCTTCTTGAAGGAAAAGGGCGGCGTCTGGGTTTCCTGGGGCGGGCGTGAAGCGCCGCAGGAGAACAGCCCGGGGGTACGTTTAGCGGTGCCCCGGGAAGATCCGGCCTATACCTTCCTGGAGGTTCCCCTGACTGCCGGGGAAATAAAGCTTTATTACCACGGTTTTACCAACGGCGCCCTGTGGCCCCTGTGCCATTATTTTTTAGAAAAGTGTCGTTATAACTCCCAGGAATGGTCAACTTATGTTCGAGTTAACGCCAAATTTGCGGAAGCAGCGCTTATGGAAGCCAGGGAAGGCGATACCGTCTGGGTCAACGACTATCACCTGGCCCTGGTACCGGCCCAAATCCGCCACCGCAAGCCGCAATTAAAGCAGTTCTTTTTCTGGCACATCCCCTTTCCCCACCACGATCTCCTGGCCACCCTCCCCTGGGCGCCCCAAATCTTGCGCGGTCTCCTGGGGACAGATGTCCTGGGCTTTCATTTGCAGTCTTATGTCGATAATTTCCTGAATGCCGTCGCCACCCTGCTGGGTGCCCGGGTGGATTTTGAGCACAATGTTGTCTACTGGCAACAGCGGCGCATCCATGTCGGTGCCTGGCCCATGGGTGTCGATTACCAGGCCTTCCAGCGCCAGGCATTGAACCCTGGGACCCGGGCCCGGGCTGAAACCTTGCGCTGCCAGTTCGGCGTAGAACACCTGGCCCTGAGTGTAGAGAGGCTGGATTATACCAAGGGTATCCTGGAAAGGCTGCTGGCCTGGGAACGCCTGCTGGAAGAAGTACCCGAATGGCGCGGCCGGGCGGCCCTGGTCCAGATTGCCGTACCCAGCCGGACGGCCGTACCGGCCTACCGCCGGCTCAAGGAAGAAGTAGAAGCTGCCGTGGGCCGCATTAATGGCCGCTTCAGCGAAGGTAGTTATCGCCCCGTCCACTACTTCTGGCGGGGCCTGCCCCGGCAGGAGCTGGTAGCCTATTACCTGGCGGCCGATATCATGCTGGTTACACCTTTAAGGGATGGCCTGAACCTGGTGGCCAAAGAATACGTGGCTTCCCGCCGTGATAGCAGCGGGATCCTGGTCTTAAGCCGCTTCGCCGGTGCCGCCCAGGAACTTAAGGGTGCTGTCCTCGTCAACCCATACGATATTGATGGCATGGCCATGATTTTAAATACAGCCCTCAATATGGGCCGGGCCGAGCAGGAAAAAAGGATGCGCCTGTTGCAGGAAAAGGTGCGCCGCCATGATATCCGCTGGTGGTTGACCTGTTTCCACCAGGCCATGATGGCCCGGGAAGAGGAAACGGCAGATGTCTCCGGCTCAGCTGGCAGCTAAAGTCCGGGATTACCCGCAAGTGCTCCTCATGTGTGACTACGATGGCACCCTGGTCCCCCTGGCGCCCAGGCCAGAACTGGCCCGTCCCGGCCCCCGCCTCCTGACCTTGATCCGGCAACTGGTATCCAGGCCAGGCTTGCACCTGGCCATTATTAGTGGCCGGAGTTTAAGGGACCTGTTAGAGCTGCTGCCAGTGGGGGGGCTTTACTATGCCGGCCTGCACGGGGTGGAAGTAGCCACCCCGGAAGGGCGGATCATCAGCCTCCTGCCGCCCGGGCAAGAAGATATCCCCTGGGATGAAATTTTCAGGCTGGCCTGTCGGGTGGTAGCAGGTATTGCAGGCCTCTTTGTGGAAAATAAAGGTGAAGCTATTGCCCTGCATTACCGTCTGGCCGACCCACAGCTTGCTGCGGCAGCCCTGGAGCAGTTTCGCCAGGGGCTAAAACCCTTTTTAAAAGACAATCTCGAACTGCTTCCCGGTCACAAAGTGCTGGAAGTTCGCCGCCGGGGGATTAACAAAGGCCTGGCCGTAACATACTTCACCAGGCAATGGCCGCGGGCATTACCCGTCTATTTAGGCGATGACCGGACTGATGAAGATGCCTTTGCAGCCTTGCCCGCCGGCGGCCTGGCCATCCGTATCGGTAAACAGGTTGCCAGCCGGGCTCGTTATTTTTTACCATCCCCGGCAGCAGTTGTCCAGTTCCTGGAGCTTTTAACCTCTTTTTAACACCAGGCCGGGTCTATCCTGGCCCTGGTAACATAAAGATAGTTTAGCATGCTGAAAACGAGGTGGTATTTGTTGTTAACGGTCCAGAAAGCCATTATTCCTGCTGCCGGCTGGGGCACCCGCTTCCTGCCGGCCACTAAGGCCCAGCCCAAGGAAATGCTGCCTATTGTCGACAAGCCGGCCATTCAGTTTATCGTTGAAGAAGCTGTTAACGCCGGCGTAGAGGATATACTCATTATTACCGGGAAAAACAAACGGGCCATTGAAGATCACTTTGACCGTTTCCTGGAGCTGGAGAACCTCCTGCGGGAAAAAGACAAAGAAGACCTCCTGGCCCTGGTGGAAGGTGTGGCGGCGCTGGCCGATATCCACTACATACGGCAGAAGGAACAACTCGGCCTGGGCCACGCTGTTTACTGTGCCCGTAAATTTATCGGCCAGGAGCCCTTCGCCGTACTCCTGGGTGACGACATCATCGTCAACCATCCCTCCTGCCTGGAGCAGATGCTGGAAGTTTACAGTGAAGTTAAAGCCCCGGTGATTGCCGTCCAGGAAGTACCCCGGGATGAAGTCAACCGTTATGGTATCATCGAACCCTTAGAAATAAGCGACCGTCTCATCGAGGTTAAAGACCTGGTGGAAAAGCCGCGACCGGAAGACGCGCCCTCTAACCTGGCCGTCATCGGCCGCTACATTTTGGTGCCGGCGATCTTCCCCCTCCTGGCGGAAGTCCAGCCGGGAGCCGGCGGGGAGATCCAGCTAACTGATGCCCTGCGCCTGCTGGCCCGGGAGGAACGGGTATATGCCTACCGTTTCCAGGGTAAGCGCTACGATATTGGCGATAAATTGGGCTTCCTCCAGGCCACGGTGGAATTCGCCCTGGCCCGGCCGGACCTGGCCGGCCCCTTCCGGGAATACCTGGCCGGTATAATCTCTTCGGCCCCGGGCAATCTGGAGGTTGCTACCGGCGAAGGTTCTTGAACCTCCGGCTGGCCATACCATCCTGACCGGCGACCTGAGGCATGGTTCTATACTGCCACGGCGTTACTCCATTTACCGCAGCGGTCGCCCCAGCGGGCCAGGACTTGCCGCCCTTCCCGCAGTTCTACCACTTCACAGTGGTTGGCGCAGCCCTGGCATTCAAAACCGCCGCTACGAAATTCCCGCCC includes:
- a CDS encoding alpha,alpha-trehalose-phosphate synthase (UDP-forming); the protein is MAKKQAPKIIMVSNRGAYNLQATDSGIQPVPAISGLVSAVEPFLKEKGGVWVSWGGREAPQENSPGVRLAVPREDPAYTFLEVPLTAGEIKLYYHGFTNGALWPLCHYFLEKCRYNSQEWSTYVRVNAKFAEAALMEAREGDTVWVNDYHLALVPAQIRHRKPQLKQFFFWHIPFPHHDLLATLPWAPQILRGLLGTDVLGFHLQSYVDNFLNAVATLLGARVDFEHNVVYWQQRRIHVGAWPMGVDYQAFQRQALNPGTRARAETLRCQFGVEHLALSVERLDYTKGILERLLAWERLLEEVPEWRGRAALVQIAVPSRTAVPAYRRLKEEVEAAVGRINGRFSEGSYRPVHYFWRGLPRQELVAYYLAADIMLVTPLRDGLNLVAKEYVASRRDSSGILVLSRFAGAAQELKGAVLVNPYDIDGMAMILNTALNMGRAEQEKRMRLLQEKVRRHDIRWWLTCFHQAMMAREEETADVSGSAGS
- the otsB gene encoding trehalose-phosphatase, with translation MSPAQLAAKVRDYPQVLLMCDYDGTLVPLAPRPELARPGPRLLTLIRQLVSRPGLHLAIISGRSLRDLLELLPVGGLYYAGLHGVEVATPEGRIISLLPPGQEDIPWDEIFRLACRVVAGIAGLFVENKGEAIALHYRLADPQLAAAALEQFRQGLKPFLKDNLELLPGHKVLEVRRRGINKGLAVTYFTRQWPRALPVYLGDDRTDEDAFAALPAGGLAIRIGKQVASRARYFLPSPAAVVQFLELLTSF
- the galU gene encoding UTP--glucose-1-phosphate uridylyltransferase GalU codes for the protein MLTVQKAIIPAAGWGTRFLPATKAQPKEMLPIVDKPAIQFIVEEAVNAGVEDILIITGKNKRAIEDHFDRFLELENLLREKDKEDLLALVEGVAALADIHYIRQKEQLGLGHAVYCARKFIGQEPFAVLLGDDIIVNHPSCLEQMLEVYSEVKAPVIAVQEVPRDEVNRYGIIEPLEISDRLIEVKDLVEKPRPEDAPSNLAVIGRYILVPAIFPLLAEVQPGAGGEIQLTDALRLLAREERVYAYRFQGKRYDIGDKLGFLQATVEFALARPDLAGPFREYLAGIISSAPGNLEVATGEGS